Part of the Candidatus Hydrogenedens sp. genome is shown below.
AAATAAAATCCCATTAACAAATCATTAAAAAGGTTTCTATAGATCCATTTTTGCAAGATTTATTAAATATGCTAAATACAATAATGGCCCTATAAAAATTGATTCTAAAAATTTTGGCATATATAATTATAGTATGTGTTAAATAAATAAATCTAAGGAGGTTAAAAATGAAAAAGATATTGTGTTATAAGGGTCGTGTTCTATCATTGTTATTCCTTTTGATTATGATGTTAACAGGCATAACTGTAGCCTCAGAATTGCAGAATAAATTTGTATATTCTTTGCCTGAGGAAAAAAATTTAAGTAAATCATTAACATTAGTTACTGTTCCATATTTAATCGGTACTGACATCTATTCAGCTTATGAAGAATTACAATTATTAGGATTCTATAATATATATTTATTTTATGATTATTCTGATTCTGTCCCTTATGGTATTGTAATGGACCAAACACCTATAGCAGGCAGTTTAGTATGGGAGGAAGATGACATATATTTATTAGTATCATTAGGTCCATATTCTTATGAAGGTGAGGGTTATATAGAAGGTATCCCTGAAGGAGTTGTTGAAGGCTTTGTTGAAGGCATGCTGGAAGGGATACCAGAGGGGATTATTGAAGGCTTATTTGAGGGCGAAGGAGTGGCCGAAGGTGTAACAGAAGGTGTTACGGAAGGTATTCAAGAAGGTGAAGGAGTTATTGAAGGCTTATTTGAGGGCGAAGGAGTGGTCGAAGGTGTTACAGAAGGAGAAGGTATAATAGAAGGTGTTACGGAAGGTATTCAAGAAGGTGAAGGAGTTATTGAAGGCTTATTTNNNNNNNNNNNNNNNNNNNNNNNNNNNNNNNN
Proteins encoded:
- a CDS encoding PASTA domain-containing protein codes for the protein MKKILCYKGRVLSLLFLLIMMLTGITVASELQNKFVYSLPEEKNLSKSLTLVTVPYLIGTDIYSAYEELQLLGFYNIYLFYDYSDSVPYGIVMDQTPIAGSLVWEEDDIYLLVSLGPYSYEGEGYIEGIPEGVVEGFVEGMLEGIPEGIIEGLFEGEGVAEGVTEGVTEGIQEGEGVIEGLFEGEGVVEGVTEGEGIIEGVTEGIQEGEGVIEGLF